A part of Acidobacteriota bacterium genomic DNA contains:
- a CDS encoding iron ABC transporter permease, translated as MSAQDVGLRIRKNDRFPYWPVIGGLVCLLVLVGFAALGAGAVHLSWTQIIDVFAKYLGLAGGELSLSRQEEIVLVSIRLPRIVVAMVIGAALALAGVATQGLFRNPLADPGLIGVSSGSALGAVVAIVAHTKVRMFLPEISGIGLPMLTAFIGGLLVSIIVHQGSIRQNQPSMSRMLLVGIAVNALCSAITGWLTFQASEAQLRSITFWSLGSLANLNWNITLILLAVSLPAAVMVVRCAQPLNVLLLGEAEAHHLGINVRYIKQTVVMATALLVGSSVAAVGMIAFVGLVVPHLGRLLVGPHHRILFPVAALIGAVLLPAADILARTVIAPAELPIGIVTAVMGAPFFLWLIWKNDRGL; from the coding sequence ATGAGTGCTCAGGATGTTGGGCTCAGAATTCGAAAAAATGACCGGTTTCCATACTGGCCGGTCATTGGTGGACTGGTATGCTTGCTGGTACTCGTTGGGTTTGCGGCACTTGGCGCGGGGGCGGTCCATCTTTCGTGGACGCAAATCATTGATGTTTTCGCAAAATACCTTGGGCTCGCCGGCGGCGAATTGAGTCTTTCACGCCAGGAAGAAATCGTGCTGGTTTCAATCCGACTGCCGCGAATTGTGGTCGCGATGGTGATTGGCGCCGCTCTGGCACTCGCAGGTGTTGCCACCCAGGGGCTGTTTCGAAACCCGCTGGCAGATCCGGGCTTAATCGGCGTTTCCAGTGGGTCTGCCCTTGGCGCCGTGGTGGCCATTGTGGCGCATACCAAAGTCCGCATGTTCCTGCCGGAGATTTCAGGTATCGGCCTGCCGATGCTGACCGCTTTTATCGGCGGATTGCTCGTTTCGATCATTGTCCATCAGGGAAGCATTCGCCAAAACCAGCCGTCAATGTCCCGAATGCTCCTGGTCGGCATTGCGGTCAATGCCCTGTGCTCGGCTATTACCGGATGGCTCACCTTTCAAGCCAGCGAAGCCCAGTTGCGGTCAATCACTTTCTGGAGTTTGGGGAGTCTGGCCAATTTAAACTGGAACATCACGCTGATTTTACTGGCTGTGTCACTTCCGGCAGCCGTGATGGTCGTTCGGTGCGCCCAGCCTTTAAATGTGCTGCTGCTCGGGGAAGCCGAAGCCCATCACCTCGGAATCAACGTCCGGTATATAAAACAAACCGTCGTGATGGCAACGGCGCTTCTGGTCGGTTCAAGCGTTGCTGCCGTCGGGATGATTGCCTTTGTCGGACTGGTGGTTCCGCATCTCGGTCGGCTTCTGGTTGGACCGCACCACCGGATTTTATTTCCCGTGGCGGCCTTGATTGGTGCGGTTTTGCTCCCAGCCGCTGATATTCTGGCCCGGACGGTCATTGCACCGGCTGAACTTCCGATTGGAATCGTGACCGCCGTGATGGGAGCGCCGTTTTTTCTGTGGTTGATTTGGAAAAATGATCGCGGATTGTGA
- a CDS encoding heme ABC transporter ATP-binding protein has product MLLQVDSVSYQVNGISILKDISLRVEAGQLLAVIGPNGAGKSTLFRLVCGDIEPNQGLIHIGGKLLDEWTPGALAKIRAVLRQQTILQFPFTVEEVISLGLSPYHHELTHADKQSIIENMIELAEISHLRHRSYTTLSGGEQQRTHFARVLAQLWPAIGTVPVLLLLDEPTASLDLQHQHHVLSIARQLTRLGVAVVVVVHDLNLAAQYADHIVLFQKGAVVAAGTPGEVLTKPTLERTFGVTVEVTSHPTRNSPLIVPTGADRQPLQVQPLSEKFVKGVRYECFNGIAAD; this is encoded by the coding sequence ATGCTATTACAGGTTGATTCCGTCAGTTATCAGGTCAATGGCATATCAATCCTCAAAGATATTTCCTTGCGCGTGGAGGCCGGGCAGTTGCTTGCCGTGATTGGTCCAAATGGCGCCGGGAAATCCACACTGTTTCGTCTGGTGTGCGGAGACATCGAGCCAAATCAGGGACTCATTCACATTGGCGGGAAATTGCTTGACGAGTGGACACCCGGTGCTCTGGCCAAAATCAGAGCTGTCCTGCGCCAGCAAACTATTCTGCAATTCCCGTTTACCGTTGAGGAAGTCATTTCGCTCGGATTGTCGCCGTATCATCACGAACTGACCCACGCCGACAAACAATCCATCATTGAAAATATGATTGAGCTGGCTGAAATCAGTCATTTGCGGCATCGGAGCTACACGACACTCTCCGGCGGAGAACAGCAGCGAACCCATTTCGCCCGCGTTCTGGCACAACTCTGGCCAGCTATCGGCACCGTACCGGTGTTGCTGCTGCTCGACGAACCGACCGCCAGCCTCGATTTGCAGCATCAACATCACGTGCTTTCGATTGCCCGCCAATTGACCCGGCTTGGGGTTGCGGTGGTGGTTGTCGTTCACGATCTCAATCTGGCGGCACAGTATGCCGACCATATTGTTTTATTTCAAAAAGGAGCGGTGGTGGCTGCCGGGACACCCGGTGAAGTCTTGACGAAGCCCACGCTTGAGCGCACGTTTGGAGTTACAGTCGAAGTCACATCTCATCCGACTCGCAATTCGCCACTCATTGTGCCAACCGGTGCTGACCGACAACCGCTTCAGGTTCAACCGCTTTCTGAAAAATTTGTCAAAGGAGTTCGATATGAGTGTTTCAATGGTATCGCAGCCGACTGA
- a CDS encoding hemin-degrading factor, with the protein MSVSMVSQPTDLKERWAEFRKNNPKVRIRDAAEQLGVSEAQLVATGCGETATRLEGTWSEILDAVSPIGRVMALTRNEHAVHEKKGLYQGLETTGQVGLVHTEGIDLRIFFSRWKLGFVVSEDSGQAFMRHSLQFFDQAGTALHKIFLQPESNFAALDELVKRFRSEDQSPVQVVEPETTSKTIRPDADIDVRGLQEAWYTLKDTHDFFGMLRAFEVERTQAFRLVAADLARPVSTQSARQALTLASEREVSIMVFVGNPGIIQIHTGQVSKIVPYGDWINVMDPDFNLHLRETGIASAWIVRKPTLDGDVTSLELFDQDGNNIALFFGERKPGKPELQSWRNLLADIK; encoded by the coding sequence ATGAGTGTTTCAATGGTATCGCAGCCGACTGATCTCAAAGAACGGTGGGCGGAGTTTCGCAAAAATAATCCCAAGGTTCGGATCCGCGATGCGGCGGAACAACTTGGCGTCAGTGAAGCCCAACTGGTGGCCACCGGCTGCGGTGAAACCGCAACCCGCCTCGAAGGCACCTGGAGTGAAATCCTGGATGCCGTCTCACCCATTGGCCGGGTGATGGCTCTGACCCGCAATGAACACGCGGTCCACGAGAAAAAAGGGCTTTACCAGGGCCTGGAAACCACCGGGCAGGTCGGGTTGGTTCATACCGAAGGCATTGACCTGCGAATCTTTTTTTCACGCTGGAAGCTGGGATTTGTTGTTTCGGAAGATTCCGGACAGGCATTTATGCGCCACAGCCTTCAGTTTTTTGATCAAGCTGGAACGGCGCTTCACAAAATTTTCCTGCAGCCGGAGTCAAACTTCGCGGCGCTTGATGAATTAGTGAAACGGTTTCGGTCTGAAGACCAGTCGCCGGTGCAGGTTGTTGAACCGGAAACCACATCCAAAACCATTCGTCCAGACGCTGACATTGATGTCAGGGGACTGCAAGAAGCCTGGTACACCTTAAAAGACACCCACGATTTCTTTGGCATGCTCCGCGCGTTTGAAGTCGAACGAACCCAGGCGTTCCGACTTGTCGCGGCTGATCTGGCCAGACCGGTTTCGACCCAGAGTGCCCGCCAGGCATTGACGCTGGCTTCAGAGCGAGAAGTCTCAATTATGGTATTTGTCGGAAATCCGGGAATTATCCAGATTCACACAGGACAGGTTTCCAAAATTGTGCCCTATGGCGACTGGATCAATGTCATGGATCCAGATTTCAACCTGCACCTGCGCGAAACCGGGATCGCCAGCGCGTGGATTGTTCGCAAACCCACGCTCGATGGAGACGTGACCTCACTTGAACTTTTTGACCAGGACGGCAACAACATCGCGTTGTTCTTTGGCGAGCGAAAACCCGGCAAGCCGGAATTACAATCGTGGCGCAACCTGCTTGCCGACATAAAATAG
- a CDS encoding TetR/AcrR family transcriptional regulator translates to MNESISPRKLTRQDRVRQASQHRREQQRDQIHHLILSTAAELFLASGYEGFSLRKVAEQIGYTPTTIYRYFDDKDDLLLAIVLEGFQQFEAALKSASDAQPDPLLRLIDLGRAYVQFGLAHPLHYQLMFMQRADLLFRKRVDEAAPPGNSFLVLQNAVQAALDAGVIKPGDVRIYSYLLWTTVHGIVALAVTEHHYDTSFANELTETSLHAVIEGIRLVHSQ, encoded by the coding sequence ATGAATGAAAGCATCTCCCCTCGAAAATTGACTCGCCAGGATCGTGTCCGCCAGGCCAGCCAGCACCGACGCGAACAACAACGCGATCAGATTCATCACCTGATTCTTTCGACGGCGGCTGAACTCTTTCTGGCCAGTGGCTATGAAGGATTTTCGCTTCGCAAAGTCGCCGAACAGATTGGATACACCCCAACCACAATTTATCGCTATTTTGACGACAAAGACGATTTGTTGCTGGCCATTGTCCTGGAAGGCTTTCAACAGTTTGAAGCCGCGCTCAAATCAGCCAGTGACGCCCAACCTGACCCATTGCTGCGGTTGATTGACCTTGGTCGCGCCTACGTTCAGTTTGGGCTGGCCCACCCGCTCCATTATCAATTGATGTTTATGCAGCGGGCCGATTTGTTGTTTCGGAAACGCGTTGATGAAGCGGCCCCGCCTGGAAATTCATTTCTGGTGCTCCAGAACGCCGTCCAGGCAGCACTGGATGCGGGTGTTATCAAACCCGGAGACGTCAGAATTTACAGTTATCTTTTATGGACCACTGTTCACGGTATCGTCGCGCTGGCGGTAACCGAGCACCATTATGACACCAGTTTTGCCAACGAACTGACTGAAACCTCACTCCATGCCGTGATTGAAGGAATTCGTTTGGTTCATAGTCAGTAG
- a CDS encoding DUF4281 domain-containing protein, translating to MEQLFALSGYTVLPFWALMMFLPKWKFTERVMQSPLVAALPAVMYLVLIAPKIPVVFPIVAQPTLKSVMLLLGSEGGATVGWIHYLAFDLLVGRWIYLDSRNRKLSPFLISPILFFTLMFGPIGFVAYLVTIAIHNRLAPEFQTQPFGAH from the coding sequence ATGGAACAACTTTTCGCCTTGAGCGGATACACGGTGTTGCCCTTCTGGGCGTTGATGATGTTTCTCCCGAAGTGGAAATTCACCGAACGCGTGATGCAATCCCCACTGGTGGCCGCTTTACCGGCTGTGATGTACCTGGTCTTGATTGCTCCCAAAATACCAGTTGTTTTTCCGATTGTGGCTCAACCCACCTTGAAATCGGTGATGCTGTTGCTTGGGTCTGAAGGAGGCGCAACGGTTGGCTGGATTCACTACCTGGCGTTTGACCTGCTGGTTGGTCGGTGGATTTATCTGGATAGCCGCAATCGCAAGCTCTCCCCATTTTTGATCTCGCCCATCCTCTTTTTTACCTTGATGTTTGGTCCGATTGGCTTTGTCGCCTATCTGGTCACGATTGCCATCCATAACCGGCTGGCCCCTGAATTTCAAACCCAACCGTTTGGCGCTCATTGA
- a CDS encoding GNAT family N-acetyltransferase, translating to MPAFELSIAVESATSPEVIRLIRELDQYLTALYPAESNHLLSISALNDPAVTLLVARYDGKAVGCGALLRTAPGFGEVKRMYVDPTQRGLGLGKKLLAAIEETAREAGIHTLQLETGIHQPEAISLYVKNGYREIEPFREYKPDPLSRFFERNLG from the coding sequence ATGCCAGCTTTCGAACTATCCATTGCTGTTGAATCAGCCACCTCTCCCGAAGTCATCAGGCTGATTCGAGAACTTGACCAATATCTCACAGCTTTATACCCGGCTGAGAGCAACCACCTTCTTTCAATTTCCGCCTTAAATGATCCGGCGGTGACGCTTTTGGTGGCAAGATATGACGGAAAAGCGGTTGGGTGTGGGGCGTTGTTGCGGACGGCGCCAGGCTTTGGCGAGGTGAAGCGAATGTATGTTGATCCAACCCAGCGTGGTTTGGGGCTTGGGAAAAAACTTCTGGCTGCGATTGAGGAAACGGCTCGTGAAGCAGGCATTCACACCCTGCAGCTTGAAACGGGTATTCATCAACCTGAAGCGATTAGCCTCTATGTAAAAAACGGCTACCGCGAGATCGAGCCTTTCCGTGAGTACAAACCTGATCCGCTGAGCCGGTTTTTTGAACGGAACCTGGGCTGA
- a CDS encoding PLP-dependent aminotransferase family protein, with the protein MESLTLQTQAHLYEQVAGKIERLIEDGVLRPGERVPSVRKVSQMHRVSMATAFQAYFLLENKGLIESRPRSGFYVRMLSKGSPPTPNRTSPSAVATSVNVDDLVGSILAAMRRPDLVQLGAASPSSDLLPVNRLNRTLMDVVRRSPKRTIEYELIAGNAELRRQIALRSLTWGGNLSADDIVVTNGCIEALNLCLRAVAKAGDTIAIESPTYYGVLQVIENLGMRALEIPTSPTDGICLDALETVLESQSIAACLVMSNFNNPLGSCMPDAKKQRLVEMLAKRRVPLIEDDIYGDLNFGTTRPKTCKAFDQEGLVLLCASFSKTLAPGYRIGWTAPGRFRAQVERLKGMNTIATATLPQMVVAEFLKNGGYERYLRQLRLHFASHLYAARQAIHQSFPPGTKVTRPNGGFVLWVEFPESIDTLELHYRALEYKISLAPGVMFSPSKKYQNCVRLSFGQRWSETTQRAIETVGGLASLADRVTR; encoded by the coding sequence ATGGAATCTCTGACACTGCAGACCCAGGCCCATTTATATGAACAGGTCGCTGGAAAAATTGAGCGCCTGATCGAAGACGGTGTATTGCGCCCCGGAGAGCGCGTTCCATCGGTTCGCAAAGTCTCGCAAATGCACCGGGTCAGTATGGCAACTGCGTTCCAGGCATATTTCCTTTTGGAAAACAAAGGATTGATCGAATCACGACCCCGGTCCGGATTTTATGTCCGGATGCTTTCAAAGGGATCGCCACCTACGCCCAATCGGACCAGCCCATCAGCGGTAGCAACATCGGTCAACGTAGATGATCTGGTGGGGTCAATTTTGGCGGCCATGCGCCGACCGGATCTGGTTCAACTCGGTGCCGCCAGCCCAAGTTCCGATCTGCTGCCGGTCAATCGGCTGAATCGAACCCTGATGGATGTAGTTCGTCGGTCGCCGAAACGCACGATTGAATATGAATTGATTGCCGGAAACGCTGAACTCCGGCGGCAAATTGCCCTCCGGTCACTGACCTGGGGTGGCAATCTGTCAGCCGACGATATCGTTGTCACCAACGGATGTATCGAAGCTTTAAACCTCTGTCTGCGAGCGGTTGCCAAAGCCGGCGACACGATTGCGATTGAATCCCCGACCTATTACGGTGTTTTGCAAGTGATTGAAAATCTTGGCATGCGCGCACTTGAAATTCCAACTAGCCCAACTGACGGGATTTGCCTGGATGCACTTGAAACAGTCCTTGAGTCGCAATCCATTGCCGCATGTCTGGTGATGTCCAATTTCAATAATCCACTGGGAAGCTGTATGCCGGATGCCAAAAAACAACGGCTGGTTGAAATGCTGGCCAAACGCCGTGTTCCATTGATTGAAGATGACATTTACGGCGACTTGAACTTTGGCACCACACGTCCCAAAACGTGCAAAGCGTTTGATCAAGAAGGATTGGTTTTGCTCTGCGCGTCATTTTCCAAAACCCTGGCCCCAGGATATCGAATCGGCTGGACGGCACCAGGGAGATTCCGGGCCCAGGTCGAGCGCCTCAAAGGAATGAACACCATTGCCACGGCGACGCTTCCACAGATGGTGGTGGCCGAATTTTTGAAGAATGGCGGCTATGAACGCTATTTGCGCCAGTTACGACTACATTTTGCCTCGCATCTGTATGCGGCCAGGCAGGCGATTCACCAGTCCTTCCCACCTGGAACAAAAGTAACCCGTCCGAACGGTGGGTTTGTCCTGTGGGTGGAATTTCCAGAAAGTATTGATACGCTTGAACTTCACTATCGTGCCCTGGAATACAAAATCAGCCTTGCGCCAGGGGTGATGTTTTCCCCATCAAAAAAATATCAGAATTGTGTTCGGCTCAGTTTTGGTCAGCGATGGTCGGAAACAACCCAACGTGCGATTGAAACCGTCGGCGGGCTGGCCAGTCTTGCTGACAGGGTGACAAGGTGA
- a CDS encoding EamA family transporter, whose amino-acid sequence MRKDTMSFAVGHPLPPVWMLVAAFAAVYIIWGSTFLAILFGLETIPPFLMAGTRFLVAGGLLFGWAQLNGAGWPTLAQWRSAAVLGAAMLLIGNGAVVWSEQRIPTGITALLITTEPLWIVLLEWVMEKQRPTALTWGGLVLGTVGTIVLIGPGVFQGMSDVDLLGAAAVTIGALSWAAGSLYSARAEMPASPTLSTGIQMLAGGVFLSIFSLMMGEWTHFEVAKVSLKSVLALGYLAVFGSIIAYTAYVWLTRVAPPSRVATYAYVNPIIAVLLGWAVLNEHISFRTMCAAAMMITAVVLITLGKRTVAKQKIIEETTVDEKSLPEAAV is encoded by the coding sequence ATGCGAAAAGACACCATGTCATTTGCCGTTGGGCATCCGTTACCGCCAGTGTGGATGCTGGTGGCTGCCTTTGCAGCCGTGTACATCATCTGGGGGTCAACCTTCCTGGCCATCTTATTTGGGCTGGAAACAATTCCTCCGTTTTTGATGGCCGGAACCCGATTTCTGGTGGCGGGCGGCCTGCTGTTTGGTTGGGCGCAACTCAACGGCGCTGGCTGGCCAACCCTGGCCCAATGGCGAAGCGCGGCGGTGCTCGGCGCCGCCATGTTACTAATCGGGAATGGTGCCGTGGTCTGGTCGGAACAGCGTATTCCAACTGGAATCACCGCCTTGCTCATTACCACTGAGCCATTGTGGATCGTGCTGCTCGAATGGGTGATGGAAAAGCAGCGCCCGACGGCCCTGACCTGGGGCGGCCTGGTGCTGGGCACGGTTGGGACAATTGTTCTGATTGGGCCGGGTGTGTTTCAGGGTATGTCAGACGTTGATCTGCTGGGCGCCGCCGCAGTGACCATCGGGGCGCTTTCCTGGGCTGCCGGCTCACTCTATTCGGCACGGGCTGAGATGCCAGCCTCACCAACCTTGAGCACCGGGATTCAAATGCTGGCGGGTGGGGTGTTTCTGTCAATCTTCAGCCTGATGATGGGCGAATGGACTCATTTTGAAGTTGCCAAAGTTTCGCTCAAGTCAGTGCTGGCACTTGGGTATCTGGCGGTGTTTGGCTCCATCATTGCTTACACGGCTTATGTCTGGCTGACCCGAGTCGCACCACCAAGCCGCGTAGCCACCTATGCTTATGTCAACCCGATTATTGCTGTTTTACTCGGATGGGCGGTGTTAAACGAACATATTTCATTTCGAACCATGTGTGCGGCGGCCATGATGATTACCGCCGTGGTGTTGATTACTCTCGGCAAACGAACAGTAGCGAAGCAGAAAATAATTGAAGAGACGACCGTGGATGAAAAATCACTGCCGGAAGCTGCCGTGTAA
- a CDS encoding PhzF family phenazine biosynthesis protein, whose product MKLKMFQVDAFTNRLFGGNPAAVVPLEDWLSEATMQAIAAENNLSETAFIVPEGNDFGLRWFTPAVEVDLCGHATLATAHVIFTELDPSREVVHFHTRSGRLTVTRDSDRLSMDFPSRKPVPVEAPPSLISALGAQPAAVLKSRDFFVVFETEAEVRALTPDFPALGRLDTLGIIVTAKGDTVDFVSRFFAPYAGINEDPVTGSAHCTLIPYWSERLGKTSLHALQVSRRGGELFVEDRGERVKISGNAVTFLRGEIEF is encoded by the coding sequence ATGAAACTCAAAATGTTCCAGGTTGATGCGTTTACAAATCGGTTGTTTGGCGGGAATCCAGCCGCCGTGGTGCCGCTTGAAGACTGGCTGAGCGAGGCCACCATGCAGGCCATTGCGGCTGAAAATAACCTTTCGGAAACCGCCTTTATCGTGCCCGAAGGCAACGATTTCGGGTTGCGCTGGTTTACCCCAGCCGTTGAGGTTGATTTGTGCGGTCACGCCACGCTGGCCACCGCGCATGTGATTTTTACCGAGCTTGATCCGAGTCGCGAAGTCGTTCACTTCCATACGCGAAGCGGAAGGCTGACCGTGACACGTGACAGTGACCGGTTGAGTATGGATTTTCCATCACGAAAACCAGTCCCGGTCGAAGCCCCGCCCTCGCTGATTTCAGCCCTCGGTGCGCAACCAGCCGCGGTTTTAAAATCCCGTGATTTTTTTGTGGTATTTGAAACCGAAGCCGAAGTTCGTGCCCTCACGCCTGATTTCCCTGCCCTTGGGCGGCTTGATACGCTCGGCATTATCGTCACCGCCAAAGGTGATACCGTTGATTTTGTCTCGCGCTTTTTTGCCCCCTATGCTGGCATCAACGAAGACCCGGTCACGGGTTCGGCTCACTGCACATTGATCCCCTACTGGTCAGAACGACTTGGGAAAACCAGTCTCCATGCCCTGCAGGTTTCCCGCCGGGGTGGCGAATTATTTGTGGAAGACCGTGGCGAACGGGTCAAAATTTCAGGAAATGCGGTGACGTTCCTGCGCGGTGAAATCGAATTTTGA
- a CDS encoding nuclear transport factor 2 family protein, translated as MVKDSYVDTFARDWIDSWNQHDLDRILTHYTEDVEFFSPKIVKIWGDPSGRIVGKSTLRNYFAKGLAAQPNLKFELVQVFVGINTVTLLYVNAAQISVAETMELDETGKARRVTVCYQNEE; from the coding sequence ATGGTAAAGGATTCATATGTGGACACATTTGCTCGTGATTGGATTGATTCTTGGAACCAACATGACCTTGATCGGATCTTGACGCACTACACTGAAGATGTGGAGTTTTTTTCGCCCAAGATTGTCAAAATCTGGGGTGACCCGTCAGGCCGAATTGTTGGAAAATCAACCTTGCGGAACTATTTTGCAAAAGGATTGGCCGCACAGCCAAACCTCAAATTTGAACTCGTTCAGGTCTTTGTCGGCATCAACACGGTGACGCTGCTTTATGTCAACGCGGCTCAGATTTCTGTGGCTGAAACCATGGAACTCGACGAAACCGGGAAAGCCCGCCGGGTTACTGTTTGCTATCAAAATGAAGAATGA
- a CDS encoding Spy/CpxP family protein refolding chaperone, protein MTNQTSPSTTLFTRLSWLQKTAVATLIIGCLSFGALVADAYAQPERARERRERVLQGFDPQVLMNVLKIRQEVETIRTEVNLTDDQKAQVRAIVEATAPEAKALRESLRSSREAVKTQLVTNPSDTAALDALAKNIAATESDLVQLRVSTMGKIASVLSTEQRQTIAKGATEIRSLADEIKTTVRKNHPELPLDLF, encoded by the coding sequence ATGACCAACCAAACTTCACCTTCCACCACCTTGTTTACCCGTTTGTCCTGGCTTCAAAAAACAGCCGTAGCCACACTCATCATTGGATGTTTGAGCTTTGGGGCCCTGGTGGCTGATGCCTACGCCCAGCCGGAACGCGCCAGAGAACGCCGAGAACGTGTGTTGCAGGGATTTGACCCGCAAGTTTTGATGAACGTTTTAAAGATTCGACAGGAAGTCGAGACCATTCGAACTGAAGTCAACCTGACCGATGACCAGAAGGCTCAGGTTCGCGCGATAGTTGAGGCAACCGCCCCCGAGGCCAAAGCCCTTCGGGAATCATTGCGGAGTTCCCGCGAAGCGGTCAAAACCCAGCTTGTGACAAACCCCAGTGACACTGCGGCGCTGGATGCACTGGCCAAAAATATCGCCGCCACGGAATCAGACCTGGTGCAGTTGCGGGTCTCCACGATGGGAAAAATTGCATCTGTCTTGAGCACCGAGCAACGTCAGACGATTGCCAAAGGCGCCACCGAAATCCGCTCGCTGGCTGACGAAATCAAAACAACGGTGCGGAAAAACCACCCGGAACTTCCCCTGGATTTGTTTTAG